One genomic region from Cyprinus carpio isolate SPL01 unplaced genomic scaffold, ASM1834038v1 S000006644, whole genome shotgun sequence encodes:
- the LOC122144330 gene encoding protein reprimo A codes for MNTTFNQTDSGIFSNRTEEILLCCNFSSVVTDNGFTAAPPDERSLFIMRIVQIAVMCVLSLTVVFGIFFLGCNLLIKSEGMINFLVTDRRPSKEVEAVIVGAY; via the coding sequence ATGAATACTACATTTAACCAAACGGACAGTGGAATCTTCTCCAACCGGACTGAGGAGATCCTCCTGTGCTGTAACTTCTCGTCGGTGGTGACGGATAACGGCTTCACGGCGGCCCCTCCGGATGAGAGGAGTCTCTTCATCATGAGAATAGTTCAGATAGCGGTGATGTGTGTCCTCTCCCTCACCGTAGTCTTCGGGATCTTTTTCCTTGGCTGTAACTTGCTGATCAAGTCGGAAGGGATGATAAACTTTTTGGTAACAGACCGGAGACCTTCCAAAGAGGTAGAGGCGGTCATCGTGGGCGCGTACTAG